A region from the Afifella aestuarii genome encodes:
- a CDS encoding RBBP9/YdeN family alpha/beta hydrolase, protein MKAREADILIHPGLYGPKPDNWYARWARQIGTAEMIEQDWSRPDRSDWTANLIAAVKLAKRPVVLVGHSAGALTIVHAAAHLAGTAVRAAFLVTPPDFDLCGDELPEGRTFLPVPREPMPFPTLVVASRSDPYCAFETSEDWAAAWGALFIDGGESGHMNSDSGHGPWPEGLMVFARMMGQL, encoded by the coding sequence ATGAAAGCCCGCGAAGCCGATATTTTGATCCATCCCGGCCTCTACGGTCCGAAGCCCGACAATTGGTATGCGCGTTGGGCGAGACAGATAGGGACTGCGGAGATGATCGAGCAGGACTGGTCGCGACCCGACCGGTCCGATTGGACGGCCAATCTGATCGCCGCGGTGAAGCTCGCCAAAAGACCGGTCGTGCTCGTCGGCCATTCCGCCGGCGCGCTCACCATCGTGCATGCGGCTGCGCATCTCGCTGGTACGGCGGTGCGTGCGGCCTTTCTGGTGACCCCGCCAGACTTTGATCTTTGCGGCGACGAGCTCCCGGAGGGGCGCACGTTTCTCCCGGTTCCAAGAGAGCCAATGCCCTTCCCCACCCTGGTCGTCGCAAGCCGCAGCGATCCCTATTGCGCCTTCGAGACGTCGGAAGACTGGGCCGCTGCCTGGGGCGCTCTTTTCATCGACGGCGGCGAGTCCGGCCACATGAACTCAGACTCCGGTCACGGGCCCTGGCCGGAGGGCCTGATGGTCTTCGCCCGCATGATGGGACAGCTCTGA
- the purB gene encoding adenylosuccinate lyase — protein MIPRYARPEMVAIWSPETKFRIWFEIEAHALSAMAEMGRVPKDAAEKVWEKGGSATFDVERIDEIEREVKHDVIAFLTHLSEIVGPEARFVHQGMTSSDVLDTCLSVQLARAADLLLADLDRLLDALKARAYEHKDTPTIGRSHGIHAEPTTFGLKLAQAYAEFARNRERLVAARAEIATCAISGAVGTFANIDPKVEEYVAEKMGLKPEPVSTQVIPRDRHAAFFATLAVIASSMERLATEIRHLQRTEVLEAEEYFSPGQKGSSAMPHKRNPVLSENLTGLARMVRAFSVPAMENVALWHERDISHSSVERMIGPDATITLDFALARLAGVIEKLVVYPERMQQNLDKLAGLHNSQRVMLALTQAGMSREDSYRLVQKHAMKTWERGADFLSELKADPEVTQKIPVSELEAMFDLGYHTKHVDTIFARVFGAN, from the coding sequence ATGATTCCGCGCTATGCACGCCCCGAGATGGTGGCGATCTGGTCGCCCGAGACGAAATTCCGCATCTGGTTCGAGATCGAGGCGCATGCCCTCTCCGCCATGGCCGAAATGGGACGCGTGCCCAAGGACGCTGCGGAAAAAGTCTGGGAAAAGGGCGGCTCCGCCACCTTCGATGTGGAGCGCATCGACGAAATCGAGCGCGAGGTGAAGCATGACGTCATCGCCTTCCTCACGCATCTTTCGGAGATCGTCGGACCGGAGGCGCGTTTCGTCCATCAGGGGATGACCTCGTCCGACGTCCTCGACACCTGTCTCTCGGTGCAGCTTGCGCGCGCGGCAGATCTTCTGCTCGCGGATCTCGACCGTTTGCTCGACGCTCTCAAGGCCCGCGCCTACGAGCACAAAGATACGCCGACGATCGGCCGCTCGCACGGCATCCATGCCGAGCCGACGACCTTTGGGCTGAAGCTCGCCCAGGCCTATGCGGAGTTTGCCCGCAACCGCGAGCGCCTCGTCGCAGCACGCGCGGAGATCGCCACCTGCGCCATCTCCGGCGCCGTCGGCACTTTTGCCAACATCGACCCGAAGGTTGAAGAATACGTCGCCGAGAAAATGGGGTTGAAGCCGGAACCCGTCTCCACGCAGGTGATCCCGCGCGACCGCCATGCCGCCTTCTTCGCCACGCTTGCCGTCATCGCCTCCTCGATGGAAAGGCTCGCAACCGAAATCCGGCATCTACAACGCACCGAAGTGCTGGAGGCGGAGGAGTATTTCTCGCCGGGCCAGAAGGGCTCTTCGGCGATGCCGCACAAGCGCAATCCGGTTCTGTCGGAAAACCTCACTGGCCTCGCCCGCATGGTGCGTGCCTTCTCCGTGCCGGCCATGGAGAACGTGGCACTCTGGCATGAGCGCGACATCTCGCATTCTTCCGTCGAACGCATGATCGGCCCCGACGCCACGATCACGCTCGATTTTGCTCTCGCCCGCCTCGCCGGCGTCATCGAGAAGCTCGTCGTCTATCCCGAGCGCATGCAGCAGAATCTCGACAAGCTTGCCGGCCTGCACAATTCGCAGCGCGTGATGCTAGCCCTCACCCAGGCCGGCATGTCGCGAGAAGATTCCTACCGCCTCGTCCAGAAGCACGCCATGAAGACATGGGAGCGCGGCGCCGACTTCCTGTCGGAGTTGAAGGCCGACCCGGAGGTGACTCAAAAGATTCCGGTTTCCGAGCTCGAGGCGATGTTCGATCTTGGCTATCACACCAAGCATGTGGACACGATCTTTGCCCGCGTTTTCGGCGCAAACTGA
- a CDS encoding HAD-IA family hydrolase: MKPCLMLDVDGVLVHGHPEGDSWVENVERDLGVTPAILETCFFEPHWADVIVGKKQLLDVLERCLPPVAPWLAPQDFVDYWFAHDNLLDEALLSEADNLRRHGMLVFLATNQEHMRARYLLEHLRLGEHVDGIVYSAALGVRKPDRAFFDAALEQSGSVARNTVLVDDMRANVEAARDAGWMAIQWTRGKSLVGLLEAECACDAEA; the protein is encoded by the coding sequence GTGAAGCCGTGTCTCATGCTCGACGTCGACGGCGTTCTCGTCCACGGGCATCCTGAGGGAGATTCCTGGGTCGAGAACGTGGAGCGCGATCTCGGTGTCACGCCTGCGATCCTGGAGACCTGCTTTTTCGAGCCACACTGGGCCGATGTCATCGTCGGCAAAAAGCAGCTTCTGGACGTGCTGGAGAGGTGTCTGCCGCCTGTGGCGCCCTGGCTCGCACCGCAGGACTTCGTCGATTACTGGTTTGCCCACGACAATCTGCTCGACGAGGCTCTCTTGTCGGAGGCGGACAATCTGCGCCGCCACGGCATGCTCGTGTTTCTTGCGACGAACCAGGAGCATATGCGGGCGCGCTACCTGTTGGAGCATCTTCGCCTTGGCGAACATGTCGATGGGATCGTCTATTCGGCCGCCCTCGGCGTCAGGAAGCCCGACCGAGCCTTTTTCGACGCCGCTCTGGAGCAGAGTGGGTCGGTCGCCCGGAACACCGTTCTCGTGGACGATATGCGCGCAAATGTCGAAGCTGCGCGTGACGCCGGCTGGATGGCGATCCAGTGGACACGCGGCAAGAGCCTGGTCGGCCTCCTCGAGGCCGAGTGCGCCTGCGACGCCGAGGCCTGA
- a CDS encoding Lrp/AsnC family transcriptional regulator, whose product MQRPQEIELDPGEIRILRIMQRDASLSVADIAREAGMSQTPAWRRIKRLKEEGIIRAVVALVERNAVGLDFVAYAFVKLGVPSRQNMEKFDKLVNSWPEVLVCERVTGAVDYLLKIVTTDIHTYDWFLRSKLLDNELVTDVQSRIVVATVKDTPSLPIREA is encoded by the coding sequence GTGCAGAGGCCTCAGGAGATTGAACTTGACCCAGGCGAGATTCGCATTCTGCGGATCATGCAGCGCGATGCGTCCCTGTCGGTGGCAGATATCGCGCGCGAAGCGGGGATGAGCCAAACGCCGGCCTGGCGGCGCATCAAGCGACTGAAAGAAGAGGGCATCATCCGCGCTGTGGTGGCGCTGGTGGAGCGCAACGCGGTCGGGCTCGATTTCGTCGCGTACGCCTTCGTCAAGCTCGGCGTGCCGAGCCGGCAGAACATGGAGAAATTCGACAAGCTGGTGAATTCCTGGCCGGAAGTGCTTGTCTGCGAGCGGGTAACGGGTGCGGTCGATTATCTGCTCAAGATCGTCACCACCGACATCCACACCTATGACTGGTTCCTGCGCTCCAAGCTCCTCGACAACGAGCTCGTCACCGATGTCCAGTCGCGCATCGTCGTCGCCACCGTGAAAGACACCCCGTCCCTGCCGATCCGGGAGGCGTGA
- a CDS encoding P1 family peptidase: MNRYPVPFSGMPAGLRIGHASDETLKSGVTVLLPDEPAVMSAHIGGGAPGTRELGLAEPEASVSKVDAIVLSGGSAFGLAAADGAMSFLAENGRGFEVAGLRVPIVPTAILFDLANGGDKSFLPAKERAAVANPYPELAYRACASALETAPGGAVEVGTLGAGTGATTANLKGGFGHAGEQLASGATIAAFVAVNAVGAVTFGDGPHFRAAPFEVDHEFGGLGFPGTASPETAARITKFDPTPAANTTIAVIATDQPLTKAEAKRLAMVAHDGFALSIYPAHTPFDGDTVFALSTGKAQTDPNMEPLSMMLELCAAAPVVLARAVARAVYWATDTQSDRLPTWKGRFGDTA, translated from the coding sequence ATGAATCGTTATCCGGTACCCTTTTCTGGAATGCCGGCAGGTCTGCGCATTGGCCACGCTTCCGATGAAACTCTGAAATCGGGCGTCACTGTCCTCCTGCCGGATGAACCTGCGGTGATGAGCGCGCATATCGGCGGCGGCGCGCCCGGAACGCGCGAGCTCGGCCTTGCCGAGCCGGAAGCGAGCGTGTCGAAAGTCGACGCGATCGTCCTGTCAGGCGGCTCCGCCTTCGGGCTTGCGGCGGCCGATGGCGCCATGTCCTTTCTTGCGGAGAACGGTCGCGGCTTCGAGGTGGCGGGGCTTCGCGTCCCGATCGTTCCGACAGCAATTTTGTTCGATCTCGCCAATGGCGGGGACAAGAGCTTTCTTCCGGCAAAAGAACGAGCGGCTGTCGCCAACCCCTACCCCGAATTGGCCTATCGCGCCTGCGCCTCCGCTCTGGAAACGGCGCCGGGGGGAGCGGTGGAGGTGGGAACTCTCGGAGCCGGCACGGGTGCGACGACCGCCAATCTGAAGGGCGGGTTCGGCCATGCCGGCGAGCAACTCGCCTCGGGCGCCACCATCGCCGCCTTCGTCGCGGTCAATGCCGTCGGTGCCGTGACGTTCGGCGACGGGCCTCATTTCCGTGCAGCCCCTTTCGAGGTCGACCACGAATTCGGCGGCCTCGGTTTTCCAGGCACAGCCAGTCCGGAGACGGCCGCACGCATCACGAAATTCGATCCGACACCGGCCGCCAATACGACGATTGCCGTCATTGCGACCGATCAGCCGTTGACGAAGGCTGAGGCAAAGCGCCTTGCTATGGTCGCACATGACGGGTTTGCTCTGTCGATCTATCCGGCCCACACACCCTTCGACGGCGACACGGTCTTCGCATTGTCCACAGGCAAAGCTCAAACGGATCCGAACATGGAGCCCCTTTCCATGATGCTGGAGCTCTGCGCAGCTGCCCCAGTGGTTCTGGCACGGGCGGTCGCTCGCGCCGTCTACTGGGCGACAGACACGCAAAGCGATCGTCTCCCGACCTGGAAAGGGCGTTTTGGCGATACGGCTTGA
- a CDS encoding branched-chain amino acid ABC transporter substrate-binding protein, producing MKKAMLAGVALSFAMTGAAWADITIATVGPMTGQYASFGEQMKAGAQQAVEDINEKGGVLGEKLVLEIGDDACDPKQAVAVANQMAGKGVVFVAGHFCSGSSIPASAVYAEEGIVQISPASTNPTFTDERPNPDGGTYRVCGRDDQQGKVAGEFIAEHYPDKKVAVIHDKTAYGKGLADETKAAMEAAGKKADMYEAYTAGEKDYTALVSKLKQEGIGVLYVGGYHTEAGLMARQMKDQGMDVQLISGDALVTDEYWAITGDAGEGTMMTFSPDPRKSETAAPIVKKLEDAGKPTEGYVLYTYAAIQAWAQAVETAGAADYDEVNEALNTGTFDTVLGELSFDDKGDVSLPGYVFYEWHDGSYDYLNAGDEKATEEKKS from the coding sequence TTGAAAAAAGCAATGTTGGCAGGCGTCGCTTTGAGCTTCGCAATGACGGGTGCGGCATGGGCCGATATCACGATCGCCACGGTCGGGCCGATGACCGGCCAGTACGCCTCTTTCGGCGAGCAGATGAAGGCTGGCGCCCAGCAGGCGGTGGAAGACATCAACGAGAAGGGCGGCGTCCTCGGCGAGAAACTCGTTCTTGAAATCGGCGACGACGCCTGCGACCCGAAGCAGGCTGTGGCCGTCGCCAACCAGATGGCCGGCAAGGGCGTCGTCTTCGTAGCAGGCCATTTCTGCTCGGGATCGTCGATCCCGGCTTCCGCAGTTTACGCGGAAGAAGGCATCGTCCAGATTTCCCCGGCTTCGACCAATCCGACGTTCACGGACGAGCGCCCGAACCCGGACGGCGGCACCTACCGCGTCTGCGGCCGTGACGACCAGCAGGGCAAGGTCGCCGGCGAATTCATCGCCGAGCATTATCCGGACAAGAAAGTCGCCGTCATCCACGACAAGACGGCTTACGGCAAGGGCCTCGCCGACGAGACCAAGGCGGCGATGGAAGCGGCCGGCAAGAAGGCCGACATGTACGAGGCCTACACGGCCGGTGAAAAGGACTACACGGCCCTCGTTTCCAAGCTGAAGCAGGAAGGCATCGGCGTCCTCTATGTCGGCGGCTATCACACCGAAGCCGGCCTGATGGCGCGCCAGATGAAGGATCAGGGCATGGATGTGCAGCTGATCTCCGGCGACGCCCTCGTCACCGACGAATACTGGGCCATCACCGGCGATGCCGGCGAAGGCACGATGATGACCTTCTCGCCGGATCCGCGGAAGAGCGAGACGGCCGCCCCGATCGTGAAGAAGCTGGAAGATGCCGGCAAGCCGACCGAAGGTTACGTCCTCTACACCTACGCCGCGATTCAGGCCTGGGCTCAGGCAGTCGAAACGGCCGGCGCGGCCGATTATGACGAAGTCAACGAGGCTCTGAACACCGGAACCTTCGACACGGTTCTCGGCGAGCTCTCCTTCGACGACAAGGGCGACGTGTCGCTGCCGGGCTACGTCTTCTACGAATGGCACGACGGCAGCTACGATTACCTCAACGCGGGCGACGAAAAAGCTACCGAAGAGAAGAAATCGTAA
- a CDS encoding DUF6867 family protein, translating into MNLIWEVSLTEFALVTLVLGGLAAWMTGRAVALTWGSWLRLAVYIALLSLAVRFIHYSLFNGTFLLPPAGFATGLHYYVVDFIALMLIAAAARQMNRSHQMSEQYSFLYHRSGPFGWKRKV; encoded by the coding sequence ATGAACCTGATCTGGGAAGTTTCGCTCACGGAATTCGCGCTCGTCACGCTCGTGCTCGGCGGGCTTGCGGCCTGGATGACAGGGCGTGCCGTCGCGCTCACCTGGGGCTCCTGGCTGCGTCTTGCCGTCTATATCGCGCTTCTGTCTCTGGCTGTACGCTTCATCCATTACAGCCTGTTCAACGGCACGTTTCTCTTGCCGCCCGCAGGCTTTGCGACGGGTCTTCACTATTATGTCGTCGACTTCATCGCATTGATGCTGATTGCAGCCGCGGCCCGGCAGATGAATCGCTCGCACCAGATGAGCGAGCAGTATAGTTTCCTTTACCACCGTTCAGGGCCGTTTGGCTGGAAACGTAAGGTCTAG
- a CDS encoding ABC transporter ATP-binding protein, giving the protein MTGQNPLLAVEGVETYYGNIIALRGVDIAVFEGEIVTLIGANGAGKSTLMMTICGNPQARKGRIVYDGEDITHLPTHDIMQRSIAQSPEGRRIFPRMTVMENLQMGALVTDGASFDADLQRVFDLFPRLKERQHQRGGTLSGGEQQMLAIGRALMSRPRLLLLDEPSLGLAPMVVKQIFEVIKELNREEGLTVFLVEQNAFHALRLAHRGYVMVNGQITMSGTGVELLARPEVRAAYLEGGRKEAAE; this is encoded by the coding sequence ATGACGGGCCAAAATCCGCTTCTCGCCGTTGAAGGCGTCGAGACCTATTACGGCAACATCATCGCCCTGCGCGGCGTCGATATCGCCGTCTTCGAAGGCGAGATCGTCACCCTCATCGGAGCCAACGGCGCCGGCAAGTCCACCTTGATGATGACGATCTGCGGCAACCCGCAGGCCCGCAAGGGACGCATCGTCTATGATGGCGAGGACATCACCCATCTGCCGACGCATGACATCATGCAGCGCTCCATCGCACAGTCTCCAGAAGGGCGCCGCATCTTCCCGCGCATGACGGTGATGGAGAACCTGCAGATGGGCGCTCTCGTCACCGACGGCGCGAGCTTCGATGCCGATCTTCAGCGGGTGTTCGACCTTTTCCCGCGCCTCAAGGAGCGTCAGCATCAGCGCGGGGGAACGTTGTCGGGCGGCGAGCAGCAGATGCTCGCGATCGGTCGCGCCTTGATGAGCCGGCCTCGCCTGTTGCTTCTCGACGAACCCTCCCTCGGCCTCGCGCCGATGGTGGTCAAACAGATCTTCGAAGTCATCAAGGAGCTGAACCGAGAAGAGGGCCTGACCGTGTTCCTCGTCGAGCAGAACGCGTTTCATGCGCTCCGCCTCGCCCATCGCGGCTATGTCATGGTCAACGGACAGATCACGATGTCGGGCACGGGGGTAGAGCTTCTGGCAAGGCCGGAAGTTCGGGCAGCCTATCTCGAGGGCGGCAGAAAAGAGGCGGCCGAATGA
- a CDS encoding ABC transporter ATP-binding protein, giving the protein MSAALKDNVSEPGRWDESPVLTVENLTMRFGGLVAVDDLSFNVGRGDITALIGPNGAGKTTVFNCVTGFYKPTEGRIIMRHGSTISDAEVRKLTESGEQSMSTAEGAIFLLERMPDFCISRDAKVARTFQNIRLFGGMTVLENLLVAQHNALMAASGFTIGGIFNLPGFRKARQKSIDKAVYWLEHIRLKERADEPAAALPYGDQRRLEIARAMCTDPQLLCLDEPAAGLNPRESSELNELLQFIRSEAGTSVLLIEHDMGVVMEISDHVVVLDYGEKISDGSADYVRNDPSVIAAYLGVEDEEVAEAEAEAAAAAAAGQAASAGEPAGEQETKP; this is encoded by the coding sequence ATGTCTGCAGCTCTCAAAGACAATGTCAGCGAGCCGGGACGCTGGGACGAAAGCCCGGTCCTCACGGTCGAAAACCTGACCATGCGCTTCGGCGGCCTCGTGGCCGTCGACGATCTCTCCTTCAATGTCGGTCGGGGCGATATCACCGCCCTCATCGGACCAAACGGTGCCGGCAAGACGACGGTCTTCAACTGCGTCACCGGGTTCTACAAACCGACCGAAGGGCGCATCATCATGCGCCACGGCAGCACCATCTCCGACGCGGAGGTCCGCAAGCTGACGGAAAGCGGTGAGCAATCGATGAGCACCGCCGAGGGAGCGATCTTCCTGCTGGAGCGGATGCCGGATTTCTGCATCTCACGCGATGCAAAGGTCGCCCGCACCTTCCAGAACATCCGCCTCTTCGGGGGCATGACGGTTCTGGAAAATCTGCTCGTCGCCCAGCACAACGCGCTGATGGCCGCCTCGGGATTCACCATCGGCGGGATCTTCAACCTGCCGGGGTTCCGTAAGGCAAGACAGAAGTCGATCGACAAGGCCGTCTATTGGCTGGAGCACATTCGCCTGAAGGAGCGCGCCGACGAACCCGCGGCCGCCCTGCCCTATGGCGACCAGCGCCGGCTTGAGATCGCCCGTGCAATGTGCACCGACCCGCAGCTTCTCTGCCTCGACGAACCGGCGGCGGGACTGAACCCGCGCGAATCGAGCGAGCTCAACGAGCTTCTTCAGTTCATTCGATCGGAAGCCGGCACCTCCGTGCTCCTGATCGAACACGATATGGGCGTGGTGATGGAGATTTCCGACCATGTCGTCGTGCTCGATTACGGCGAGAAGATTTCCGACGGCTCGGCCGATTACGTCAGAAACGATCCTTCGGTGATCGCCGCCTATCTCGGCGTCGAGGACGAGGAGGTCGCCGAGGCGGAAGCCGAAGCGGCAGCCGCAGCAGCGGCCGGACAGGCGGCGTCTGCCGGAGAGCCCGCAGGCGAGCAGGAGACGAAGCCATGA
- the livM gene encoding high-affinity branched-chain amino acid ABC transporter permease LivM produces the protein MSNINQAGSADEKQAPGALVEWEQRVAGYAGEPPFVEEPQRLSAIAAALKDAAIAAAIAAALFLFFIGFRTDIAIGGLDLSTRWQAFGTAIVVVFVGRLLFRILLWRPATKTGTRPLLLRAFGSGEGTPLSEHFARHSKSVGVVALVAAVLYPVIILALFPMKDKQFIDLGVLVLTYIMLGWGLNIVVGLAGLLDLGYVAFYAVGAYSFALFAQFFEVGFWFALPIAGILAACWGLILGFPVLRLRGDYLAIVTLAFGEIIRVVLLNWYTFTGGPNGISGIPDPTFFGLEFKRGAENLPGLLGIGYDSAYKQAYFFYIILALAMITNLVTLRLRKLPLGRAWEALREDEIACRSLGINTTNTKLTAFAIGAMFGGFAGAFFATRQGFISPESFTFMESALILAIVVLGGLGSQMGVVIASIVMIGGFELFRDFAEYRMLIFGLLMVIIMVWRPRGLIATREPSAILKERQTISADMVSQGEGH, from the coding sequence ATGTCCAACATAAACCAGGCAGGCAGCGCCGACGAAAAGCAGGCGCCAGGCGCCTTGGTGGAGTGGGAACAGCGCGTCGCCGGCTATGCCGGCGAGCCCCCCTTCGTCGAAGAACCGCAGCGTCTTTCCGCAATCGCCGCTGCCTTGAAGGATGCCGCCATCGCCGCCGCGATCGCAGCAGCTCTCTTCCTCTTTTTCATCGGCTTCCGCACCGACATCGCGATCGGTGGACTGGACCTGTCGACCCGCTGGCAAGCCTTCGGCACCGCCATCGTCGTCGTCTTCGTCGGCCGTCTCCTCTTTCGCATTCTGCTGTGGCGGCCGGCCACCAAGACCGGAACGAGGCCGCTTCTTCTGCGCGCCTTCGGCTCCGGCGAAGGCACACCGTTATCTGAGCATTTCGCGCGCCATTCGAAGTCGGTCGGAGTCGTGGCACTGGTCGCGGCGGTCCTCTACCCGGTCATCATCCTCGCCCTCTTCCCGATGAAGGATAAGCAGTTCATCGATCTGGGCGTGCTCGTTCTCACCTACATCATGCTCGGCTGGGGGCTGAACATCGTGGTGGGCCTCGCGGGCCTCCTCGATCTCGGCTACGTCGCCTTCTATGCGGTGGGCGCCTATTCCTTCGCCCTCTTCGCCCAGTTCTTCGAAGTCGGCTTCTGGTTCGCTCTTCCGATCGCGGGCATCCTGGCGGCCTGCTGGGGCCTCATTCTCGGCTTCCCGGTGCTGCGGCTTCGAGGCGATTATCTCGCCATCGTCACACTCGCGTTCGGTGAGATCATCCGCGTCGTGCTCTTGAACTGGTATACGTTCACCGGCGGGCCGAACGGCATCTCCGGCATTCCCGATCCGACATTCTTCGGGCTGGAATTCAAGCGGGGCGCGGAAAACCTGCCCGGCCTTCTCGGGATCGGCTACGATTCCGCCTACAAGCAGGCCTACTTCTTCTACATCATCCTGGCGCTTGCCATGATCACCAACCTGGTGACGCTCAGGCTCCGCAAACTGCCGCTGGGGCGCGCCTGGGAAGCCCTGCGCGAAGACGAGATCGCTTGCCGGTCGCTTGGCATCAACACCACCAATACGAAGCTGACGGCCTTCGCCATCGGCGCCATGTTCGGTGGCTTCGCCGGCGCCTTCTTCGCCACGCGTCAGGGCTTCATTTCGCCGGAAAGCTTCACCTTCATGGAATCGGCACTGATCCTGGCGATCGTGGTGCTGGGCGGGCTCGGTTCGCAGATGGGCGTCGTCATCGCCTCGATCGTCATGATCGGCGGCTTCGAGCTCTTCCGTGATTTCGCCGAATACCGCATGCTGATCTTCGGTCTTCTCATGGTGATCATCATGGTCTGGCGTCCCCGCGGCCTCATCGCCACGCGCGAGCCATCCGCCATTTTGAAGGAACGTCAGACGATCAGCGCCGATATGGTCTCTCAAGGTGAGGGCCACTGA
- a CDS encoding ABC transporter permease subunit: protein MEYFVQQLINGVTLGSIYGLIAIGYTMVYGIIGMINFAHGDIFMVSAFIALTVFLIMLAIGVTALPLILLAVLIIAMIFTSVWGWTVERMAYRPLRGSFRLAPLITAIGMSITLQNFVQLTQGARVKPLPPQITGGITLMQGDAETGSIVVQLSYMQIIIIVTTVVLMAGFSMLISKTSLGRAQRACEQDAKMASLLGVNVDRTISLTFVMGAALAAVAGVMFLLYYGVIDFYIGFIAGVKAFTAAVLGGIGSLPGAMLGGLAIGLIETFWSGYFSVEYKDVAAFSILAITLIFLPSGLLGKPEVEKV from the coding sequence ATGGAATATTTCGTTCAGCAGCTGATCAACGGCGTCACGCTCGGTTCGATCTACGGCCTTATCGCCATCGGCTATACGATGGTTTACGGCATCATCGGCATGATCAATTTCGCCCATGGCGATATTTTTATGGTGAGCGCCTTCATCGCTCTCACCGTTTTCTTGATTATGCTCGCAATCGGAGTGACGGCACTGCCGCTCATCCTGCTTGCAGTCCTCATCATCGCGATGATCTTCACCTCCGTCTGGGGATGGACAGTCGAGCGCATGGCCTACCGGCCGCTTCGCGGCTCCTTCCGCCTGGCGCCGCTCATCACCGCCATCGGCATGTCGATCACGCTGCAGAACTTCGTGCAGCTGACGCAGGGCGCGCGCGTTAAGCCGCTGCCGCCGCAGATCACCGGAGGTATCACCCTGATGCAGGGCGATGCGGAGACCGGCAGTATCGTGGTGCAGCTCTCCTACATGCAGATCATCATCATCGTCACGACCGTCGTTCTGATGGCCGGCTTCTCGATGCTGATCTCCAAGACCTCGCTCGGACGCGCTCAGCGGGCTTGCGAGCAGGATGCCAAGATGGCCTCGCTGCTTGGCGTCAACGTTGACCGGACGATCTCTTTGACCTTCGTCATGGGCGCCGCCCTTGCGGCCGTCGCGGGCGTCATGTTCCTGCTCTACTACGGCGTGATCGACTTCTACATCGGCTTCATCGCCGGCGTGAAAGCCTTCACAGCGGCCGTTCTGGGCGGCATCGGCTCTCTGCCCGGCGCCATGCTCGGAGGCCTCGCCATCGGTCTCATCGAGACCTTCTGGTCCGGATACTTCTCGGTGGAGTACAAGGACGTGGCGGCGTTCTCGATCCTGGCGATCACGCTCATCTTCCTGCCCTCCGGGCTCCTCGGCAAACCGGAAGTCGAGAAAGTCTGA